From the genome of Leguminivora glycinivorella isolate SPB_JAAS2020 chromosome Z, LegGlyc_1.1, whole genome shotgun sequence, one region includes:
- the LOC125241159 gene encoding LOW QUALITY PROTEIN: nucleobindin-2-like (The sequence of the model RefSeq protein was modified relative to this genomic sequence to represent the inferred CDS: deleted 1 base in 1 codon), protein MRLFLSLLCLTVILHCSYAPPVTPDKSDEKDSEIKDDLEEYMEYHRYLKEVVQALESDPDFRERLEKADQEDVRSGKIAEQLDFVNHNVRTKLDEIKRRELERLRHLATKQYELTNHLDTDMGKVPTNEHLDHNNPHTFEIEDLKKLIKKTTADLEAADKERKKQFKEYEMEKEFEKHQKLESLDETQKKEYLEKEKQEEDAKKHHKPLRHPATRQQLLDLWKTADNMDPKDFNPKVFFMMHDVDGNGVWDADEVKALFIKELDKMYGPGGPNKDLRERAEEMERMREHVFHENDRNRDGLIDFHEFMLETQRAEFNRDEGWKPIEENQIYTQQEYEEFERRRLDELKYLQQRGLIDAHGRPVPGAHHQLQQYQQQQYAAQQQAYHQAQQQGYHHPAQPHYQQQYQGQPPQGQFQGQPQGYQGYQGQQPQGGYQAPQGQYPAQQPPQGQYPAQQPPQGQYPAQQPPQGQYPAQQPPQGQYQAQPPQQQFQAQPPQAQQPSLPQNQGQPQQYQAKPEQAQFQQPQGQAPPQQYQNVNQQPPAPAQGHPPAQAQAPAPGHPPAQGQAPAHADTPK, encoded by the exons ATGAGATTATTTCTTAGCCTGTTGTGTCTAACAGTAATACTCCACTGTTCCTATGCTCCTCCGGTCACTCCCGATAAGTCTGATGAAAAAGATAGCGAGATTAAAGATGATCTG GAAGAGTACATGGAATACCACCGCTACTTGAAAGAAGTTGTGCAAGCCCTGGAGAGTGACCCTGACTTCAGGGAGCGCTTGGAAAAGGCAGATCAGGAGGATGTGCGG TCGGGTAAGATAGCAGAGCAGCTGGACTTCGTGAACCACAACGTGAGGACCAAGCTGGACGAGATCAAGCGGCGCGAGCTGGAGAGACTACGCCATTTGGCTACGAAG CAATACGAGTTGACAAATCACCTGGACACGGACATGggaaaagtacctactaacGAGCACTTGGACCACAACAACCCTCACACCTTCGAGATCGAGGATCTGAAGAAACTCATCAAGAAGACCACTGCTGACTTGGAAGCAGCGGACAAGGAGAGAAAGAAACAGTTCAAG GAATACGAAATGGAGAAGGAATTCGAGAAGCACCAAAAACTGGAATCATTGGATGAGACTCAAAAGAAAGAGTACTTAGAAAAGGAGAAACAGGAGGAGGATGCAAAGAAACACCATAAGCCG CTGCGACACCCTGCGACCAGGCAACAGTTGTTAGACTTGTGGAAAACCGCCGATAATATGGACCCGAAAGACTTCAACCCAAAAGTGTTTTTCATGATGCACG ACGTGGACGGCAACGGCGTATGGGACGCGGACGAGGTGAAGGCGCTGTTCATCAAGGAGCTGGACAAGATGTACGGGCCGGGCGGGCCCAACAAGGACCTGCGCGAGCGCGCGGAGGAGATGGAGCGCATGCGCGAGCACGTGTTCCACGAGAACGACCGCAACCGCGACGGCCTCATCGACTTCCACGAGTTCATGCTCGAGACGCAGCGCGCAGAGTTCAACCGGGACGAGG GCTGGAAACCGATCGAAGAAAACCAAATTTACACGCAGCAGGAATATGAGGAGTTTGAGAGGAGACGGCTAGATGAACTGAAATACCTGCAACAGCGAGGCTTG ATTGACGCCCACGGTCGGCCGGTGCCGGGAGCCCACCACCAGCTCCAGCAGTACCAGCAGCAGCAGTACGCGGCGCAGCAGCAGGCCTACCACCAGGCGCAGCAGCAGGGCTACCACCACCCGGCCCAGCCTCATTACCAGCAGCAATACCAGGGACAACCTCCCCAGGGCCAGTTCCAAGGGCAACCGCAGGGTTACCAGGGATACCAGGGCCAGCAACCGCAGGGAGGATACCAAGCGCCGCAGGGACAGTACCCAGCTCAGCAACCTCCGCAAGGGCAGTATCCAGCCCAGCAACCTCCGCAAGGGCAGTATCCAGCCCAGCAACCTCCGCAAGGGCAGTACCCAGCCCAGCAACCTCCGCAAGGACAGTACCAAGCTCAACCACCTCAACAACAGTTCCAAGCTCAACCGCCACAGGCGCAG CAGCCCAGCCTTCCACAGAACCAGGGCCAGCCCCAACAGTATCAAGCTAAGCCGGAACAAGCCCAGTTCCAGCAGCCTCAAGGTCAAGCGCCGCCGCAGCAATACCAGAATGTGAACCAGCAGCCGCCGGCGCCAGCGCAGGGTCACCCACCGGCCCAGGCACAAGCACCCGCTCCGGGCCACCCGCCGGCCCAGGGCCAAGCGCCGGCACACGCAGACACCCCTAAATAA